One Bradyrhizobium sp. CCGB12 genomic window carries:
- a CDS encoding D-glycerate dehydrogenase has translation MSVKKKPLVVVTRKLPDSIETRMRELFEARINLDDTPMSAEQILEAARTADVLVPTVTDHISAEVVNQPDCKLRLIANFGNGVDNIDVEAAHARGITVTNTPKVLTEDTADMTMALILAVPRRMIEGASILTEGKAWPGWSPTWMLGHRIGGKRLGIIGMGRIGQAVARRARAFGLQIHYHNRRPVAPKIAEELGATYWESLDQMLARMDIISVNCPHTPATYHLLSARRLKLIRKDAYIVNTARGEVTDEDTLIKLIEGGEIGGAGLDVYEHEPAVNPKLVRLAKAGKVTLLPHMGSATIEGRVEMGEKVIINIRTFLDAHKPPDRVLPSML, from the coding sequence ATGTCGGTGAAGAAAAAGCCCCTCGTCGTGGTGACGCGCAAGCTGCCGGATTCGATCGAGACGCGAATGCGCGAACTGTTCGAGGCGCGGATCAATCTCGACGACACGCCGATGTCGGCCGAGCAGATCCTTGAGGCCGCGCGCACCGCCGACGTGCTGGTTCCGACCGTGACCGACCATATCAGTGCCGAGGTCGTGAATCAGCCCGACTGCAAGCTCCGCCTGATCGCCAATTTCGGCAACGGTGTCGACAATATCGACGTCGAGGCTGCGCATGCCCGCGGCATCACCGTCACCAACACGCCAAAAGTCCTGACCGAAGACACCGCCGACATGACCATGGCGCTGATCCTCGCCGTGCCCAGGCGAATGATCGAAGGCGCCTCGATCCTGACGGAAGGAAAAGCCTGGCCGGGCTGGTCGCCAACCTGGATGCTCGGCCACCGCATCGGCGGCAAGCGCCTCGGCATCATCGGCATGGGCCGCATCGGCCAGGCGGTGGCGCGCCGCGCCCGCGCCTTCGGCCTGCAGATCCACTATCACAACCGCCGCCCCGTCGCCCCGAAGATCGCCGAAGAGCTGGGCGCGACCTATTGGGAAAGCCTCGACCAGATGCTGGCCCGGATGGACATCATCTCGGTGAACTGCCCGCACACCCCGGCGACCTATCATCTGCTCTCGGCGCGGCGGCTGAAGCTGATCCGCAAGGATGCCTACATCGTCAACACCGCGCGCGGCGAGGTCACCGACGAGGACACCCTGATCAAGCTGATCGAAGGCGGCGAGATCGGCGGCGCCGGGCTCGACGTCTACGAGCACGAGCCCGCGGTGAATCCAAAACTGGTGCGGCTCGCCAAGGCCGGCAAGGTGACGCTGCTGCCGCATATGGGCTCGGCCACGATCGAAGGCCGCGTCGAGATGGGCGAGAAGGTGATCATCAACATCCGCACGTTCCTCGACGCGCACAAGCCGCCGGATCGCGTGCTGCCGAGCATGCTCTAG